The Phyllopteryx taeniolatus isolate TA_2022b chromosome 7, UOR_Ptae_1.2, whole genome shotgun sequence genome has a segment encoding these proteins:
- the babam1 gene encoding BRISC and BRCA1-A complex member 1 isoform X1: protein MACVSMETPEPGPADGEERLVELRPRTRSNPEGAEDRRSSTGSLGGGGNPSLSQPAVGSRVEGEGEASTSDSPPSSATATISTAVAQTVVPVAAATTVQLALAAASKERPKPTPQQPTLIASVPPPAEYQIRVPRVNCPEKVIICLDLSEEMCLPKLESFNGSKTNALNISQKMIEMFVRTKHKIDKRHEFALVVVNDDALWLSGFTSDPRELCSCLYDLETNVCETFNLEDLLSVIRQKIELPSMENVQTVPPPYVVRTILIYSRHAGQLQLNPSEAVSKMLQSPYFFFDVVYLHNGAEDHGEDTSWRDNYTSFCNLDSKGMCYRFEVSLSGPAIELHNCMAKLLAHPLQRPFQSHASYSLLEGEEVQDVEATV, encoded by the exons CCTGTGTATCCATGGAGACGCCCGAGCCTGGCCCTGCAGATGGAGAGGAGCGCCTGGTGGAGCTGCGACCGCGAACTCGCTCCAACCCTGAAGGTGCAGAGGACCGTCGAAGCAGCACAGGGAGCCTCGGAGGCGGAGGTAATCCTAGTTTATCGCAACCGGCCGTGGGTAGCCGTGTCGAAGGCGAGGGCGAGGCCTCGACCAGCGACAGTCCTCCGTCTTCCGCCACCGCGACCATCTCTACAGCCGTGGCTCAGACTGTCGTCCCTGTTGCTGCCGCCACAACCGTACAACTTGctttggctgctgcatccaaaGAGAGGCCCAAGCCCACACCACAGCAGCCTACACTGATAGCTTCCGTCCCCCCACCAGCAGAGTACCAAATCAGAGTTCCTCGTGTCAACTGCCCGGAGAAAGTG ATCATCTGCTTGGACCTTTCTGAAGAGATGTGTTTACCGAAGCTGGAGTCTTTTAATGG CTCAAAAACAAACGCCCTGAACATTTCCCAGAAGATGATTGAGATGTTTGTCAGAACAAAGCACAAGATTGACAAACGGCACGAGTTTGCTCTGGTGGTGGTCAATGATGATGCTCTGTGG CTCTCAGGCTTCACTTCAGACCCCAGGGAGCTGTGCAGCTGTCTGTATGACCTGGAGACCAACGTATGTGAGACGTTCA ACCTGGAAGATCTTCTCAGTGTCAT TCGTCAAAAGATTGAACTGCCTTCGATGgagaatgttcaaactgtgccacCTCCTTACGTGGTGCGGACCATACTTATTTACAGCCGCCATGCTGGACAGCTCCAGCTCAACCCATCTGAGGCTGTCAGT AAAATGCTACAGTCTCCCTACTTTTTCTTCGACGTGGTCTACCTCCACAACGGTGCGGAAGATCACGGGGAGGATACAAGCTGGCGG GACAACTACACCTCTTTCTGCAACCTTGACTCAAAGGGCATGTGCTATCGCTTCGAggtgtccttgagtggccccgCCATCGAGCTGCACAACTGCATGGCCAAACTTCTCGCTCACCCTCTGCAGAGACCTTTCCAGAGTCACGCGTCCTACAGCCTCCTGGAGGGAGAGGAGGTGCAGGACGTTGAGGCCACCGTCTAG
- the babam1 gene encoding BRISC and BRCA1-A complex member 1 isoform X3: MACVSMETPEPGPADGEERLVELRPRTRSNPEGAEDRRSSTGSLGGGGNPSLSQPAVGSRVEGEGEASTSDSPPSSATATISTAVAQTVVPVAAATTVQLALAAASKERPKPTPQQPTLIASVPPPAEYQIRVPRVNCPEKVIICLDLSEEMCLPKLESFNGSKTNALNISQKMIEMFVRTKHKIDKRHEFALVVVNDDALWLSGFTSDPRELCSCLYDLETNTWKIFSVSFVKRLNCLRWRMFKLCHLLTWCGPYLFTAAMLDSSSSTHLRLSVKCYSLPTFSSTWSTSTTVRKITGRIQAGGTTTPLSATLTQRACAIASRCP; this comes from the exons CCTGTGTATCCATGGAGACGCCCGAGCCTGGCCCTGCAGATGGAGAGGAGCGCCTGGTGGAGCTGCGACCGCGAACTCGCTCCAACCCTGAAGGTGCAGAGGACCGTCGAAGCAGCACAGGGAGCCTCGGAGGCGGAGGTAATCCTAGTTTATCGCAACCGGCCGTGGGTAGCCGTGTCGAAGGCGAGGGCGAGGCCTCGACCAGCGACAGTCCTCCGTCTTCCGCCACCGCGACCATCTCTACAGCCGTGGCTCAGACTGTCGTCCCTGTTGCTGCCGCCACAACCGTACAACTTGctttggctgctgcatccaaaGAGAGGCCCAAGCCCACACCACAGCAGCCTACACTGATAGCTTCCGTCCCCCCACCAGCAGAGTACCAAATCAGAGTTCCTCGTGTCAACTGCCCGGAGAAAGTG ATCATCTGCTTGGACCTTTCTGAAGAGATGTGTTTACCGAAGCTGGAGTCTTTTAATGG CTCAAAAACAAACGCCCTGAACATTTCCCAGAAGATGATTGAGATGTTTGTCAGAACAAAGCACAAGATTGACAAACGGCACGAGTTTGCTCTGGTGGTGGTCAATGATGATGCTCTGTGG CTCTCAGGCTTCACTTCAGACCCCAGGGAGCTGTGCAGCTGTCTGTATGACCTGGAGACCAAC ACCTGGAAGATCTTCTCAGTGTCAT TCGTCAAAAGATTGAACTGCCTTCGATGgagaatgttcaaactgtgccacCTCCTTACGTGGTGCGGACCATACTTATTTACAGCCGCCATGCTGGACAGCTCCAGCTCAACCCATCTGAGGCTGTCAGT AAAATGCTACAGTCTCCCTACTTTTTCTTCGACGTGGTCTACCTCCACAACGGTGCGGAAGATCACGGGGAGGATACAAGCTGGCGG GACAACTACACCTCTTTCTGCAACCTTGACTCAAAGGGCATGTGCTATCGCTTCGAggtgtccttga
- the babam1 gene encoding BRISC and BRCA1-A complex member 1 isoform X2, which yields METPEPGPADGEERLVELRPRTRSNPEGAEDRRSSTGSLGGGGNPSLSQPAVGSRVEGEGEASTSDSPPSSATATISTAVAQTVVPVAAATTVQLALAAASKERPKPTPQQPTLIASVPPPAEYQIRVPRVNCPEKVIICLDLSEEMCLPKLESFNGSKTNALNISQKMIEMFVRTKHKIDKRHEFALVVVNDDALWLSGFTSDPRELCSCLYDLETNVCETFNLEDLLSVIRQKIELPSMENVQTVPPPYVVRTILIYSRHAGQLQLNPSEAVSKMLQSPYFFFDVVYLHNGAEDHGEDTSWRDNYTSFCNLDSKGMCYRFEVSLSGPAIELHNCMAKLLAHPLQRPFQSHASYSLLEGEEVQDVEATV from the exons ATGGAGACGCCCGAGCCTGGCCCTGCAGATGGAGAGGAGCGCCTGGTGGAGCTGCGACCGCGAACTCGCTCCAACCCTGAAGGTGCAGAGGACCGTCGAAGCAGCACAGGGAGCCTCGGAGGCGGAGGTAATCCTAGTTTATCGCAACCGGCCGTGGGTAGCCGTGTCGAAGGCGAGGGCGAGGCCTCGACCAGCGACAGTCCTCCGTCTTCCGCCACCGCGACCATCTCTACAGCCGTGGCTCAGACTGTCGTCCCTGTTGCTGCCGCCACAACCGTACAACTTGctttggctgctgcatccaaaGAGAGGCCCAAGCCCACACCACAGCAGCCTACACTGATAGCTTCCGTCCCCCCACCAGCAGAGTACCAAATCAGAGTTCCTCGTGTCAACTGCCCGGAGAAAGTG ATCATCTGCTTGGACCTTTCTGAAGAGATGTGTTTACCGAAGCTGGAGTCTTTTAATGG CTCAAAAACAAACGCCCTGAACATTTCCCAGAAGATGATTGAGATGTTTGTCAGAACAAAGCACAAGATTGACAAACGGCACGAGTTTGCTCTGGTGGTGGTCAATGATGATGCTCTGTGG CTCTCAGGCTTCACTTCAGACCCCAGGGAGCTGTGCAGCTGTCTGTATGACCTGGAGACCAACGTATGTGAGACGTTCA ACCTGGAAGATCTTCTCAGTGTCAT TCGTCAAAAGATTGAACTGCCTTCGATGgagaatgttcaaactgtgccacCTCCTTACGTGGTGCGGACCATACTTATTTACAGCCGCCATGCTGGACAGCTCCAGCTCAACCCATCTGAGGCTGTCAGT AAAATGCTACAGTCTCCCTACTTTTTCTTCGACGTGGTCTACCTCCACAACGGTGCGGAAGATCACGGGGAGGATACAAGCTGGCGG GACAACTACACCTCTTTCTGCAACCTTGACTCAAAGGGCATGTGCTATCGCTTCGAggtgtccttgagtggccccgCCATCGAGCTGCACAACTGCATGGCCAAACTTCTCGCTCACCCTCTGCAGAGACCTTTCCAGAGTCACGCGTCCTACAGCCTCCTGGAGGGAGAGGAGGTGCAGGACGTTGAGGCCACCGTCTAG